Below is a window of Arthrobacter sp. ERGS1:01 DNA.
GACTTCGTCCACACCCAGTCCACCGCGAAGATTGGCGCCCAAATCGGACACTCCGGCCGCAAGGGCTCCACGAAGCTGATGTGGGAGGGCATTGACGAGCCCTTGGCCGAGGGCAACTGGTCGGTCACCGGCCCGTCCGCCGTCCCCTATGGCCCCGCCAGCCAGGTCCCCCGGGAAATCACCCGTTCCGAAATGGATGAGGTCCGCGAACAGTTCGTTGCTGCGGCCCGACGCGCTGACGTTGCCGGCTTCGACCTCCTGGAAGTGCACGCCGCACACGGCTACCTGCTCTCCTCGTTCCTCTCGCCGCTGGCCAACCAGCGCACCGACGAATACGGCGGCAACCTGGAGAACCGGCTGCGCTACCCGCTGGAAGTGTTCGACGCCGTTCGTGCTGAGTGGCCGACACACAAGCCGCTGACCGTGCGCATCTCCGCCACAGACTGGTGCGAACGCGGCAACACGGCTGATGACGCCGTGGAGATCGCCCGCGCGTTCGTGACCCATGGCGCCGCCGGCATTGACGTCTCCACCGGCCAGGTCGCCAAGGAGGAAAAGCCTGCCTATGGGCGCAGCTACCAGACTCCCTTTGCGGACAGGATCCGCCAGGAGGTGGCCGCCCCGGCCGGTGCCGCCGTGATCGCCGTCGGCGCCATCTCCTCCTACGACGACGTCAACTCGATCCTGCTGGCAGGGCGAGCGGACCTGGTGGCCTTGGGCCGTACGCACCTGTACGACCCGCAGTGGACCCTGCACGCCGCCGCCGAACAGGACTTCAAGGGCGACTCCGCCGCCTGGGCCCTGCCGTTCCAAGCCGGCAACCGCAAGCCCCCGAGCGCCCGGACCGACGCCGTCCGCCCCCGGCTGTCCCTGCTCAAAGAACCGGAGACCGATAGCACGCCGGTGCATGTGCGCTGGACCCCGTCTAAGGCCGCTGAGGAGGTCCTTGCCCGTAGGAATTAGATGCCGGCGGCATCCCCTCACCTCCCGGCGTACTGCGGCCACGCAGCCGGCGCACCGCGGCCAAGGAGCGGATAGAGCCCGCCGCCAGGCCAATGGACCCATCTCTATCTGTTGTTGACCGGCTGTACCGCCGACGCTGCGACGCCGGTGGGCCCGGACGTTTACACCCGACTCGGGACGAATGAGGCTTCCGGGCCCGGCACCGGTGCATCCAGACCCCAGTGGTCTTGCACACTGGCCGTGCTGCTGGTTGGCACCTTCAGCATCAGCGCACCCGGCGACATTGCCGGCGGCAAGAGGGAGGGCTCCACCTCGGCGGTGGTTCTGGCACAGGCTCGGAGCGGCCGCGCCCCTGAACCCAGGGCTGCACAGCCTCTTCGGGGTGCCCGGCGTTTAGACCTTCGCAGTGGGCCGATAGCCGCCTCTCATTGACGGTCGAATCCTGACGAGCCATCACCGAGGGACTGCTGTTAGGCACCCACTCATGCCGGCTTTGGTGCGACCACCGGCCACCCATTGGGGTCCGATGGACCGGGTAACTCTGTCACTCCGCCCTGGGTCAACTCCTAGAAGACAGAAGCTTGGTATGCCGAAATGCAGATTCCACCCGTTTGTATTTCGCTCATTCAAGCGAAAATTGCCGTCATAACAAGGATTATTGCCTAAGAGCATTGACGTTGATTATTTCTTGGGTATACCGTCAATCGCATCGGGCCAAGGACGTCCGGTGCGAATGATGGAGACGGGAAGACGTGACGATGGTTGAACGAGAAACCGAGACTTACCGAAACGGGTCGGGCTGCGATGTGTGCAGCGAACCGGGCCGCGACATCCATGAGGTTGAAACGGTGAGCGCGGCAACGGTGACGCCGCCGCGGGCGGTGGCATTGGCCGGCAGGTTGGAGCGTGACTCTGCCCTAGCCGAAAACCGCGGCCTCGGGGTCGATGGCCTTCGCGACCCGAGCCGCCCCTTGGTTTTGGCCCCCAGTTGGGTGCTTGCCCACGAGAAGGGGGAGATGGTCCTGCTGCGCGACCATGAGGTCGTCGTGAAGGACGGTCGCATCGAGGCCGTCCGGCCGCAGTCAGGCACCACGGACGAGCGTATTGACATGCACGGCCAGATTCTCTTGCCCGGCTTGATTTCCATGCACAGTCACGTCGCTGGCGGCGCGGCAACCCGCGGCTACGTCGAGGGCAATCTGACCCCCATGAGCAAGGGCGCACCACTGCGCCAGGGCCGCCAGTTCCTCAACGCCATGGTCCTTCTGGAGGACCTGCCGGAGGAGGACCTGGACACCATGACGGCCCTGAATCTGGCAGAAATCCTCCGGGGCGGATGCACCACGCAGGTCGAAATGTCCAAGGGTCTGCGGTCGATGCAGTCCTATGTGCGCGTTGCCCGCCGGTTTGGGATCCGCGGCTACCCGTCGGGGGCGGTTCCCGGGATGAAGCGGATTCTGCCGATCTGGAAAAGGGGCACCAACGACCAAGCATTGTTCGACTCAGTTCCCGAAACCATGGCCGAAATCCAGGCGAACCTGGCCTACGCACGGACCATCAACGGGGTCGACGACGGCCGGATTCTGCCCATGATGGCTCCGGCAACCAACGCGGTGCACACACCCGAGACATTCGCGGCCATGAAGGCTGCCGCCCAAGAGCTTCATGGCCTGCACATTCACCTTCAGGCTGGCTACGGCCGGGCCCCGCAACCTGACAAGGTAGCGATGAATAGGTTGTGGGGCAACGATGAGATCCCGTGGCTCCACAGCTTGGGACTCTTCGACGGCTCAGTCCGGGTCTTTGGCGCCCATCTGCTAGGCATCGATTTTGAGCGGGATCTCCCGTTGTTGGCCAATCCGTTCTTCACCTTCGCCAACTGCCCGTCGGGCACGGGCGCCGGCGTCACTCCGGCGCAGTGGCCCTGGCCGGAGGTCCTCGGCGCAGGCGTCAACTCCGGCATCGGCCTGGACACGCACTCGAACGATTACATCGAAAACCTGAAGCTGGCCGTCATCTATGGCCGGATCCGGGCCGATTTCCTGGGCGACTCGACGCCTGTGCCCATGGTCCGGCCATCTATCTGGACAGCTGTCGAAGCCGCAACGCTGGGCGGCGCACGTGGACTCGGGCGCGAAGACATCGGCCGCATCGCCGTGGGAGCCAAGGCGGACCTCACCAGCGTCGATGTCAGTGGCCTGCTCGTCGGTGTTGGAACTGTTCCCCGCGAACCCTTGAACCACCTCATGTATGCCAACGGCCTCTCCGTCAGAAACGTCATGACTGATGGCCAATGGCAGGTGCGCAACGGCGCGCTAACAATCGTCGACGAGGCGCGCCTGGTGCGCGACGCTGGCAAGGTCGTCCAGAGAATCTGGGACCAGATGGACGCGGACGGGGTTTTTGTAGACGAGCCCCGGAGCGACCTCGTGCCCGCTGCATCCGGTCACGTGTAGGGCACGGATACGCCCTGGTTTCGCGGCGTGAGCCACCGAGTCGACCGTTCGCCTATTTTTTCTTTTGCTCATCCTCTGTACCATTCAACGAATTTGGAGTCATATCAATGAAGAACAATGCTCCCCGGGTACCAACCCTCTGGCGCAAGCTCATGGCGGCCGCAGTGCTGAGCACCGTGATAGCCGGCACAGCAGCGTGCGGAGGACCGGCACAGACGGCGTCCACTCCGGCATCAAACGGCAACGCTCCCTTGGCCGCCCTGGTGCCGGCCAGCATCAGAGCCAAGGGCACGATCGTCGTTGGAACCCAACCCGATTTTGAACCGGCCGATTTCACACCCATCGGCGAAAACGGTGTCAAGGGTTTCAATATTGACCTCATGGATGCGATGGCCGCCAAACTGGGGTTGAAAGTCACCTACCAGAAAGTGCCATTCGACCAACTACTCGTCGGTGTACAGACCGGCAAATTCGACGCTTCGATTGCCGGCATGACGGACCGCAAGCAACGCCAGGCAAATGTTGACTTTGTCGACTACCAGGTTGCCGGAACGGTCTTCATGGTGGCCAAAGGTAACCCAAAGAACATCACCGGAGACGCCAATGGTGGCTGCGGTATTAAGATCGGCGGCGTTAAAGGCAACGATGACGAGCGACTGGTCGGCCTGATGGCAGCGGCGTGCACCGCGGAGGGCAAGCCGGCCCCGGAGTTGGTCACGTTCCCCACAGGCAGCGACAAGAACCTGGCGCTCACCTCCGGCCGTGTTGATGCCATTTTCTGGCCTGATATGGCGGTCTCGGTGATCCAACGCGAGACCGGTGGAAAGCTTGAATCCGTGCCCGTGAATTTCGAGCCGAAGGTTTACCTCGGGATGATCTTCGACAAGAAGAATGCTCAGCTGCGCGATGCGTTCCTGAAGGCAACGGAGGCAATGCATGCCGACGGCAGCTACGACGCAATCCTGAAGAAGTGGGACGTCGCAGTCATCAACCTGCCCAAGCCCGGCGTCAATCTGGCCACGTCATAATCCATCCGGAGGGCGGGCGGCTATACAAACCAGCAAGCCCTCCGGATTCCCAATCGCAAAATAGGACAGGTTCATGATAATTTTCTCGAACGATATTTCCTGGGGTGGCATCCGACATGACAGTTAAGAGCATCCGCATCCGACAGGAGCCGGGAATTGCAGGAGAGACCCCGGAATTTATTTCCCCCGGCCCGGCTTTGGGCAGCCCAGTCCCCGGCATCAAGGCCAGACGCCGGAAGCCATATGGGCAATGGGCTTCAGGGGTCCTGATCCTGGCCGTTGCCGGAGCCTTTGTTTGGTCCCAGGCGGGAAACCAGAACCTGGACTGGGCAAGCGTCGGACAGTTCATGTTCCACCCGGCAATACTCAGCGGAGTCGTCGTCACACTCGAGCTATCCGTCTTTTCGATGGTGATTTCCGTAGTGCTGGCGTTCGGTATTGCACTGATGTGCCAGAGCAGGAACCGGTTCACAGCGGCAGTGGGTCAGATCTACGTGTGGTTCTTTCGTGGAGTCCCACTTCTGGTCCAGATACTCATTTGGTTCAATCTGGCCGTTCTTTACCCCACCATTCTGGGAACGGACACTAATCAGCTGATCTCGGGGTTCACGGCAGGTCTATTTGCACTGTCGCTGGCCGAGTCGGGGTATATGGCCGAAATCATCCGTGGTGGCATACTCTCCGTCAACAAGGGGCAAACCGACGCCGGTCTCAGCATCGGACTCACCCGCGGGCAGACACTGCGACGCATCGTCATCCCACAGACCATTCGCGTCATTATTCCACCGACGGGCAACCAATTCATTGGGTTACTCAAGGCCAGCTCCTTGGTTTCGGCCATCGGGGGAAGCGATTTGCTCACTCAAACCCAGCTCATTTATGGCCAGAATTTCAAGATAGTGCCGCTGCTCATTGTGGCCACCGCCTGGT
It encodes the following:
- a CDS encoding amidohydrolase family protein encodes the protein MVERETETYRNGSGCDVCSEPGRDIHEVETVSAATVTPPRAVALAGRLERDSALAENRGLGVDGLRDPSRPLVLAPSWVLAHEKGEMVLLRDHEVVVKDGRIEAVRPQSGTTDERIDMHGQILLPGLISMHSHVAGGAATRGYVEGNLTPMSKGAPLRQGRQFLNAMVLLEDLPEEDLDTMTALNLAEILRGGCTTQVEMSKGLRSMQSYVRVARRFGIRGYPSGAVPGMKRILPIWKRGTNDQALFDSVPETMAEIQANLAYARTINGVDDGRILPMMAPATNAVHTPETFAAMKAAAQELHGLHIHLQAGYGRAPQPDKVAMNRLWGNDEIPWLHSLGLFDGSVRVFGAHLLGIDFERDLPLLANPFFTFANCPSGTGAGVTPAQWPWPEVLGAGVNSGIGLDTHSNDYIENLKLAVIYGRIRADFLGDSTPVPMVRPSIWTAVEAATLGGARGLGREDIGRIAVGAKADLTSVDVSGLLVGVGTVPREPLNHLMYANGLSVRNVMTDGQWQVRNGALTIVDEARLVRDAGKVVQRIWDQMDADGVFVDEPRSDLVPAASGHV
- a CDS encoding amino acid ABC transporter permease is translated as MTVKSIRIRQEPGIAGETPEFISPGPALGSPVPGIKARRRKPYGQWASGVLILAVAGAFVWSQAGNQNLDWASVGQFMFHPAILSGVVVTLELSVFSMVISVVLAFGIALMCQSRNRFTAAVGQIYVWFFRGVPLLVQILIWFNLAVLYPTILGTDTNQLISGFTAGLFALSLAESGYMAEIIRGGILSVNKGQTDAGLSIGLTRGQTLRRIVIPQTIRVIIPPTGNQFIGLLKASSLVSAIGGSDLLTQTQLIYGQNFKIVPLLIVATAWYLILVSVASVGQYFLERRFNPDGAASGRSVRQLLKRNVLLQKFSPSPRKAVRP
- a CDS encoding ABC transporter substrate-binding protein, which gives rise to MKNNAPRVPTLWRKLMAAAVLSTVIAGTAACGGPAQTASTPASNGNAPLAALVPASIRAKGTIVVGTQPDFEPADFTPIGENGVKGFNIDLMDAMAAKLGLKVTYQKVPFDQLLVGVQTGKFDASIAGMTDRKQRQANVDFVDYQVAGTVFMVAKGNPKNITGDANGGCGIKIGGVKGNDDERLVGLMAAACTAEGKPAPELVTFPTGSDKNLALTSGRVDAIFWPDMAVSVIQRETGGKLESVPVNFEPKVYLGMIFDKKNAQLRDAFLKATEAMHADGSYDAILKKWDVAVINLPKPGVNLATS